A stretch of Coleofasciculaceae cyanobacterium DNA encodes these proteins:
- a CDS encoding NAD-dependent epimerase/dehydratase family protein, giving the protein MSDRILISGGAGFVGSSLAIGLKKLHPDWQIICLDNLRRRGSELNLSRFKALGIEFVHGDVRSIDDLDPNVFSIDVIIDCAAEPSVLAGQSSPQYVLQTNLLGTINLLELARKTNAGLIFLSTSRVYSIEPLSTLNIVKNATRLELAATQTISGVSWAGITEDFPVNGYRSLYGSTKLASELLIAEYRQTYGLQAIINRCGVLTGPWQMGKVDQGVVVLWVAAHYFQKSLKYIGYGGTGKQVRDFLHIKDLLRLVNYQLENFALLDGDVLNVGGGRSSNLSLLEMTQLCQEITGNRIDIQAVDANRASDIPLFITDCDRIQQKTQWQPEIKPEQTFKDIYHWIVAHEDSLCPILS; this is encoded by the coding sequence ATGAGCGATCGCATTTTAATTTCAGGAGGTGCTGGTTTTGTAGGTAGTTCTTTGGCAATTGGTCTGAAAAAACTGCATCCCGACTGGCAGATAATTTGTCTTGATAATTTACGACGCAGAGGTTCTGAATTAAATCTATCTCGGTTTAAAGCATTAGGTATCGAGTTTGTTCACGGAGACGTGCGTTCTATTGACGATTTAGACCCTAATGTATTCAGTATTGACGTAATTATCGACTGCGCTGCTGAACCTTCGGTGTTAGCTGGACAAAGTTCACCCCAGTATGTTTTGCAAACCAATCTTCTAGGCACAATTAATTTATTGGAACTAGCTAGAAAAACTAATGCTGGTCTAATATTTTTGTCTACTAGTCGAGTCTACTCGATTGAGCCTTTATCTACCTTGAATATTGTCAAAAATGCTACAAGATTAGAACTAGCAGCGACTCAAACAATTTCTGGGGTTTCTTGGGCGGGAATTACGGAAGACTTTCCCGTAAATGGCTATCGATCTTTATATGGCTCAACTAAGCTCGCCTCAGAGCTATTAATTGCCGAATATCGCCAGACATATGGTCTTCAGGCAATTATCAACCGCTGTGGTGTTTTAACTGGCCCCTGGCAAATGGGTAAGGTAGACCAAGGAGTAGTAGTGTTATGGGTGGCGGCGCATTACTTTCAAAAATCTCTCAAATACATTGGTTATGGAGGAACAGGTAAACAGGTAAGAGACTTTTTGCATATTAAAGATTTATTGAGGCTGGTTAACTATCAATTAGAAAATTTCGCTCTGCTTGATGGAGATGTTCTCAATGTTGGTGGCGGTAGATCCAGCAATCTTTCTTTATTAGAAATGACTCAACTGTGCCAAGAGATTACAGGGAACAGAATTGATATTCAAGCAGTGGATGCCAACAGAGCCAGTGATATTCCTCTTTTTATTACGGATTGCGATCGCATTCAACAAAAAACTCAGTGGCAACCTGAAATTAAACCAGAACAAACCTTTAAAGATATTTATCACTGGATTGTTGCCCATGAAGATAGTTTATGTCCCATTTTGTCTTGA
- a CDS encoding putative toxin-antitoxin system toxin component, PIN family — protein MNPEPVVVDTNVLISAALSPNRIPRKTINLIANGNFVIIQSEATYQELTTRIQKKKFDKYISNVDRKIFLTVVEKNSKFISVSHQTTICIDADDNKFLELAVSGMARYVVTGDNDLLCLQSYQDINIITAADFLNLSQRQA, from the coding sequence ATGAATCCTGAACCAGTTGTTGTTGATACTAATGTTTTAATTAGTGCTGCACTAAGCCCTAATCGTATACCTAGAAAAACAATTAACCTTATCGCCAACGGCAATTTTGTAATCATCCAGAGTGAAGCCACTTATCAAGAATTAACTACTCGAATTCAGAAGAAAAAATTTGATAAATACATTTCTAATGTAGACCGCAAAATATTTTTAACTGTTGTTGAAAAGAACAGTAAATTTATTTCGGTGTCGCATCAAACTACTATTTGTATTGATGCCGATGATAACAAATTTTTGGAATTGGCTGTCTCTGGTATGGCTAGATATGTAGTTACTGGAGACAATGATTTACTATGTCTACAGAGCTATCAAGATATCAATATCATTACTGCTGCTGATTTCCTTAATTTAAGCCAGAGGCAAGCTTAG
- the cdd gene encoding cytidine deaminase, with protein sequence MLNELTKLEQQLIEVATQAMDSAYAPYSQFRVGAAVLTATGKIFSGCNIENASYGLTMCAERNAIANAIIGDESDTMKLKAIAVANSQSVSCSPCGACRQVIWEFGQDARVIFLASQGWRSLTIKELLPEGFSL encoded by the coding sequence GTGTTAAATGAATTAACAAAATTAGAACAACAACTCATTGAAGTTGCGACTCAAGCTATGGATAGTGCTTATGCACCTTATTCTCAGTTTCGGGTGGGTGCAGCCGTGCTAACTGCTACGGGTAAAATTTTCTCAGGCTGTAATATCGAAAATGCCTCCTACGGTTTGACTATGTGTGCCGAAAGAAATGCGATCGCCAATGCCATAATCGGCGACGAAAGCGATACAATGAAGTTAAAAGCGATCGCTGTAGCAAACAGCCAAAGTGTTTCCTGTTCTCCTTGTGGTGCTTGTCGGCAAGTAATTTGGGAATTTGGACAGGATGCTCGAGTTATTTTTCTGGCAAGTCAGGGATGGCGCAGCTTAACTATCAAAGAGTTGTTGCCTGAAGGATTTTCTCTCTAA
- a CDS encoding type II toxin-antitoxin system RelE/ParE family toxin: MPQYSISFKYSAAKELKKLPLELQHRIANKIEQLIEDPRLSGVIKLKGNDDLYRCRVGEYRLVYLLINGSKASP, translated from the coding sequence ATGCCTCAATACAGCATCAGCTTTAAATATTCAGCAGCCAAAGAACTTAAAAAACTACCATTGGAATTGCAGCATCGCATAGCTAATAAGATCGAACAACTCATTGAAGATCCTCGCCTTTCAGGAGTAATTAAGCTTAAAGGAAATGATGATTTGTATCGTTGTCGAGTTGGTGAATACAGACTGGTTTACCTTTTAATAAATGGGTCTAAAGCCTCGCCCTAA
- a CDS encoding heavy metal translocating P-type ATPase: MVKSLLPPADREQANIPNSQSELKTVALDVGGMKCAGCVKAVERQLEQMGVVSACVNLITEVAVVEYQAESITPEALAQKLTKTGFPSQLRTSDRSIYQIAQSNQAKRQQQSQQQVRQLITATVLLVVSSIGHLDHLGLPTIPVLSNIWVHFALATLTLLIPGRALLIDGWRSLTQGMPNMNTLVGLGTSSAYLASCFALFLPSLGWECFFDEPVMLLGFILLGRTLEGKARNRASAALEKLVTLQPPIARLVGKQDNAETIEIPVQQVKPGEWLRVLSGEKIPVDGTIVEGEAIVDEAMLTGESIALAKTASDVVRAGTINRSGVITIEVTGIGQDTTLAKIINLVEDAQTRKAPVQKLADTIAGYFAYGVMAIASLTFLFWYFIGTKVWDSVLVTASHSMPMSADEMVTMTSPLLLSLKLAIAVLVIACPCALGLATPTAILVGTSIGAESGILIKGGDVLERVHKLDAVVFDKTGTLTIGKPRVTECISLTDITSEKLLQIAASVERGSNHPLAQAITTAAKSQNLALLKTAEFNNALGQGMSAKVAGEKVDLGNHQWLTSQGIAIPEHHDLKAQSLAQSGKTIIYLAVSGSLQGLIAIEDSLRPDAVQTVKQLQALGLNTVLLTGDRPEVAQAIAKKLNITEVFSQVKPDEKAQVIQSLQQQARTVAMIGDGINDAPALAQADVGISFQGGTDVAIATADIVLMQNQLQDVIKSIELSQATVHKIKQNLLWALAYNVFAIPIAAGILLPEFGLVLSPVWAAVAMASSSLIVVTNSLQLNFRRW; this comes from the coding sequence ATGGTTAAGTCTCTGCTACCTCCTGCCGATCGAGAACAAGCAAATATACCCAATTCTCAATCCGAACTAAAAACAGTTGCCCTTGATGTGGGGGGGATGAAGTGTGCTGGTTGTGTCAAAGCTGTTGAGAGGCAGCTAGAGCAAATGGGGGTAGTATCAGCTTGTGTTAACTTGATTACGGAAGTGGCAGTAGTAGAGTATCAAGCCGAAAGCATCACTCCAGAAGCTTTGGCCCAGAAGTTGACCAAAACAGGCTTTCCTTCCCAGTTACGAACAAGCGATCGCAGTATTTATCAAATTGCTCAGTCAAATCAAGCAAAACGACAGCAGCAATCTCAACAGCAAGTTAGGCAGTTAATCACCGCTACGGTATTATTAGTTGTTTCTAGTATCGGTCATCTAGATCATTTAGGGTTACCCACCATCCCCGTACTCAGTAACATTTGGGTTCACTTTGCCTTGGCAACGCTGACTTTATTGATTCCAGGGCGAGCGCTTTTAATTGATGGCTGGCGTAGTCTGACTCAAGGAATGCCTAATATGAACACCCTGGTGGGTTTAGGAACGAGCAGCGCCTACCTGGCTAGCTGTTTTGCTCTATTTTTACCTAGTTTGGGTTGGGAATGTTTTTTTGATGAACCAGTAATGCTGCTGGGCTTTATCTTATTGGGGCGTACTTTAGAAGGAAAAGCCCGTAACCGCGCCTCCGCTGCTTTAGAAAAGCTGGTTACTTTGCAACCACCTATTGCTCGTTTGGTTGGTAAGCAAGACAACGCTGAAACGATAGAAATTCCCGTACAACAAGTCAAGCCTGGAGAATGGTTACGAGTTTTATCAGGGGAAAAAATTCCCGTGGATGGAACTATAGTTGAGGGAGAAGCAATTGTCGATGAGGCAATGTTAACTGGGGAATCTATAGCATTAGCCAAGACAGCATCTGATGTGGTTCGTGCGGGTACGATTAATCGCTCAGGAGTAATTACTATTGAAGTAACTGGCATTGGTCAAGATACTACCCTAGCTAAGATTATTAACCTGGTAGAAGACGCTCAGACTCGTAAAGCACCAGTACAAAAGCTAGCTGATACGATCGCGGGTTATTTTGCCTACGGTGTAATGGCGATCGCCAGTTTGACTTTTTTATTCTGGTATTTTATTGGTACAAAAGTCTGGGATTCTGTATTAGTAACTGCATCCCATTCTATGCCAATGTCTGCTGATGAGATGGTGACAATGACCTCTCCGCTTTTGCTCAGTTTAAAACTGGCGATCGCCGTTCTAGTAATTGCCTGTCCTTGCGCCCTCGGTTTAGCTACTCCTACGGCAATTTTAGTTGGTACCAGCATTGGTGCTGAATCAGGAATTTTAATCAAAGGTGGCGATGTTCTCGAACGCGTGCATAAATTAGATGCAGTAGTTTTTGATAAGACAGGCACGTTAACTATTGGCAAGCCTCGTGTTACCGAATGTATTTCTTTAACCGATATTACCTCCGAGAAGTTACTCCAGATAGCCGCCTCAGTCGAACGTGGAAGCAATCACCCTCTAGCTCAAGCAATTACCACTGCTGCAAAATCACAAAATTTGGCTTTGCTAAAGACTGCTGAGTTTAATAATGCGCTTGGACAGGGAATGTCTGCTAAGGTTGCAGGAGAAAAAGTTGATTTAGGTAATCATCAATGGCTGACTAGCCAAGGAATTGCTATTCCCGAACACCATGATTTAAAGGCGCAATCTCTGGCTCAATCAGGTAAAACAATTATTTATTTAGCTGTTTCAGGCAGCTTACAAGGTTTAATTGCTATAGAAGATAGCCTGCGCCCAGATGCAGTTCAAACTGTTAAACAATTACAGGCTTTAGGTTTAAACACTGTTTTGCTTACAGGCGATCGCCCAGAAGTGGCTCAGGCGATCGCCAAAAAGCTGAATATTACTGAGGTTTTCTCACAAGTAAAGCCCGATGAAAAAGCTCAGGTAATTCAGTCTTTACAACAGCAGGCTCGAACAGTAGCGATGATTGGCGACGGAATTAATGATGCCCCAGCCTTGGCTCAAGCCGACGTTGGGATATCTTTCCAGGGCGGTACAGATGTAGCGATCGCTACTGCTGATATTGTCTTGATGCAAAATCAACTTCAGGATGTAATTAAATCAATTGAGCTGAGTCAAGCTACGGTTCACAAGATTAAGCAAAATTTACTCTGGGCTTTGGCTTACAATGTTTTTGCTATTCCCATTGCAGCAGGTATTTTATTACCTGAGTTTGGATTAGTTTTATCTCCAGTTTGGGCAGCAGTTGCGATGGCATCAAGCTCGTTAATTGTCGTGACCAACTCGCTCCAGTTAAATTTTCGGCGTTGGTGA
- a CDS encoding carbon-nitrogen hydrolase family protein, whose translation MKSYLAAAVQMTSKPDLAKNLIQAEELIELAVRQGAELVSLPENFAFLGKEVDKVAQAKEIALKSEQFLKKMAQRFQITILGGGFPVPVADNADKAYNTAVLITPDGQQVAHYQKVHLFDVDVPDGNTYQESSTVMAGQEIPPIYESEDIGKLGLSICYDVRFPEFYRYLSRQGADVLFIPAAFTAYTGKDHWQILLQARAIENTCYVIAPAQTGNHYERRYTHGHAMIIDPWGVILANAGDAPGVAVAEINPHRLQQVRQQMPSLQHRVFV comes from the coding sequence ATGAAGTCATATCTTGCCGCCGCTGTTCAAATGACCAGCAAACCAGACCTCGCGAAAAACTTGATCCAAGCAGAGGAATTAATCGAACTAGCAGTACGCCAAGGGGCAGAATTAGTTAGCCTACCAGAGAATTTTGCTTTCTTGGGCAAAGAAGTCGATAAAGTGGCACAAGCAAAAGAAATTGCGCTAAAAAGCGAGCAGTTTCTCAAAAAAATGGCGCAGAGATTTCAAATCACGATTTTGGGTGGTGGCTTCCCCGTGCCAGTCGCCGACAATGCTGATAAAGCTTACAATACCGCAGTCTTAATTACTCCAGATGGTCAGCAGGTAGCTCACTATCAGAAGGTTCACCTGTTTGACGTAGATGTACCCGACGGCAACACTTATCAAGAATCCAGCACCGTTATGGCTGGTCAAGAAATTCCCCCTATCTATGAATCAGAAGATATAGGTAAGCTAGGGCTATCGATCTGTTATGACGTTCGCTTTCCCGAATTTTATCGCTATCTATCTCGTCAGGGTGCAGATGTGTTGTTTATTCCTGCTGCCTTTACTGCCTACACGGGAAAAGACCACTGGCAAATATTATTACAGGCAAGAGCGATCGAAAATACTTGTTATGTAATTGCTCCTGCCCAAACAGGAAATCATTATGAGCGTCGCTACACTCATGGTCATGCCATGATTATCGATCCTTGGGGAGTAATTTTAGCCAATGCAGGAGATGCACCAGGAGTTGCCGTAGCTGAGATAAATCCGCACCGTTTGCAGCAGGTGCGCCAACAAATGCCTTCTTTGCAGCACCGAGTATTTGTCTAA
- a CDS encoding 3-deoxy-7-phosphoheptulonate synthase, with the protein MDITSDLHVIETRPLLSPAFIKSELPIAEEVAQLVAQTRDRIRNILEGKDKRVLVVVGPCSIHDVAAAKEYGERLAKLRSQFQDQLEIVMRVYFEKPRTTVGWKGLINDPHLDNSYDINTGLRTARKLLLDLAEIGLPAATELLDPITPQYIADLICWTAIGARTTESQIHRQMASGLSMPVGYKNGTDGSFKAAINAMLTAKIPHHFLGINQDGLASIVRTTGNPDGHLVLRGGAVKPNYEANDTEAASNALKQKAMNSRLMIDCSHGNSSKDFTKQTTVLNNINQQIETGSQHIVGVMIESHLVAGSQSIPQDGKPTVYGQSITDACVNWETTQIMLHSLADSVAQGRPEIKRNLVSMVGK; encoded by the coding sequence ATGGATATTACCAGCGATCTACACGTTATTGAAACCAGACCATTGTTAAGCCCCGCATTTATTAAAAGCGAATTACCGATAGCTGAAGAAGTTGCTCAATTGGTAGCGCAAACTCGCGATCGCATTCGTAATATTCTAGAAGGAAAGGATAAAAGAGTACTTGTCGTAGTTGGACCTTGTTCCATACATGACGTTGCAGCAGCGAAAGAATATGGAGAGAGACTGGCAAAATTGCGATCGCAGTTTCAGGACCAACTCGAAATCGTTATGCGGGTTTACTTTGAAAAGCCTCGCACTACCGTTGGTTGGAAAGGATTAATTAACGATCCTCATTTAGATAATAGCTACGATATTAATACAGGTTTGAGAACAGCGAGGAAGTTATTACTTGACTTAGCTGAGATTGGCTTACCCGCTGCCACAGAATTGCTCGATCCAATTACGCCACAGTACATTGCCGATCTTATCTGCTGGACGGCTATTGGTGCCAGAACGACAGAAAGTCAAATTCACCGTCAAATGGCTTCTGGTTTATCGATGCCAGTGGGCTACAAAAACGGCACAGATGGTAGTTTCAAGGCGGCGATTAATGCGATGTTAACCGCTAAAATTCCGCATCATTTTTTGGGCATCAACCAAGATGGACTAGCTAGTATCGTTAGGACAACTGGCAACCCTGATGGACACTTAGTATTGCGAGGTGGTGCAGTTAAACCAAACTATGAAGCTAATGATACTGAAGCAGCTAGCAATGCTTTGAAACAAAAAGCGATGAATTCTCGCCTAATGATTGATTGCAGTCACGGCAACAGCAGTAAAGACTTTACCAAACAAACCACTGTGTTAAATAACATTAATCAGCAGATTGAAACAGGTTCACAGCATATTGTGGGAGTAATGATTGAAAGCCATTTAGTCGCAGGAAGTCAATCTATACCTCAAGATGGCAAACCTACGGTATATGGTCAGAGTATTACTGATGCCTGTGTTAATTGGGAAACAACGCAAATCATGCTGCATTCGCTGGCAGATTCCGTTGCCCAAGGAAGACCAGAAATTAAGCGCAATTTGGTTTCAATGGTAGGAAAATAA
- a CDS encoding transposase, with the protein MKTYRFKLYKTKQNRRIHWQINASGSIYNHCIALHKRYYKMFGKHLSQYRLMKHIAKLRKRIKYWQQVGSQAVQDICQRIEKAYQLFFKQHKRGTRPPNFKKTRKYKSFTLKQAGYKFLSGNKIRIGTIVYKFSKSREIEGKVKTLTVKRNNLGDLFILVVTDYVQESFGVVTGKMAGFDYGLRTFLTVNDGKTIQSPLFFNQSRNRLKAANRKLSSKKKGSNNWYKAKDNLSRVYEDISNKRKDWFWKLAHKLTNQYDVLIFEDLNLNGMKRLWGRKVSDLSFATFLKILKTVATNKGKLIHFVDRFYPSSKTCSHCGHINKDLSLKDKTWDCLGCNTKGIQRDLNAAVNLQREGASSLGLGDVRLLTEAIAV; encoded by the coding sequence ATGAAAACGTACAGATTCAAGTTGTATAAAACCAAGCAAAATAGACGTATCCATTGGCAGATAAACGCTAGCGGAAGCATCTACAATCATTGTATTGCTTTGCATAAGCGATACTACAAAATGTTTGGTAAACACTTGAGTCAGTACCGACTCATGAAGCATATTGCCAAATTAAGAAAGCGTATTAAATACTGGCAACAGGTAGGTTCTCAGGCTGTACAGGATATCTGCCAGCGAATCGAGAAAGCCTATCAGTTATTTTTTAAACAGCATAAACGAGGAACCAGACCCCCTAATTTTAAAAAGACTAGAAAGTACAAGTCTTTCACTCTTAAGCAAGCTGGATATAAGTTTTTGTCGGGTAATAAAATACGCATTGGCACTATTGTTTATAAGTTTTCAAAAAGTCGAGAAATAGAAGGAAAAGTTAAGACGTTAACTGTTAAAAGGAACAATCTAGGGGACTTGTTTATCCTAGTTGTAACTGATTATGTGCAAGAATCTTTCGGAGTCGTGACTGGTAAGATGGCAGGCTTTGATTATGGATTGCGAACATTTCTAACGGTAAACGATGGAAAAACTATTCAATCTCCTTTATTTTTCAATCAATCTCGTAACAGGTTAAAAGCCGCTAACCGTAAACTATCAAGCAAGAAAAAAGGTTCAAATAATTGGTACAAAGCTAAAGACAACCTCAGTCGAGTCTATGAAGATATTTCTAACAAGAGAAAGGACTGGTTTTGGAAGTTGGCGCACAAGTTAACTAACCAATATGATGTACTGATTTTTGAAGACTTAAACTTAAATGGTATGAAACGGCTATGGGGAAGAAAAGTTAGCGACCTGAGTTTTGCTACTTTCTTAAAAATACTTAAAACTGTTGCTACGAACAAAGGCAAGCTGATTCACTTTGTAGATCGGTTCTACCCAAGCTCTAAAACCTGTTCGCATTGTGGACATATCAACAAAGATTTAAGTTTGAAGGATAAAACTTGGGATTGCCTTGGTTGCAATACCAAAGGCATTCAAAGAGATTTGAACGCAGCAGTTAATCTGCAAAGAGAAGGGGCATCTTCTCTTGGGTTAGGCGATGTTAGACTTCTCACCGAAGCTATTGCTGTTTGA